GCGCGCCCTTGAGCGCCTGGAGCTTCTCCGCGGAGGCCTTGTCCGCGGCCATGGCCTTCTTCTCCACGTCGTTCATCGGCTTGGGGTCGGCCAGCTTCAGGTTCTTGCCCTTCGCGTAGGTCATCAGCTTCTCGTCCGCGGCGGTGTGCTCCTGCACCATCTGGCTGCCAAAGGACTTCACGTCTGGGCTCTGAGCATTCTGCTGGGCCAGTTGGCCCAGTTTGATCTCTTGCTGGTTCGCATGGTGGAGCCGCTCGAGATAAGCCTTCTCATCCGAGGGAACGATGACGCCCATGTGCTCGACCGTGCCCTTGGCACCGGCCTTACCTGCCTTGGCGGCGGCCACCGGGGCGGTGGTGCTCTGGGCCAATGCGGCGGAACCACAAACCAGGGAACCAGCAATGACGAGGCTCTGAAGGGTGCGCTTCATGTGGATTCTTCCTTTGGGAAAAGGACGCCCCGGAGGCGTCCGCTGAAAAAAACAGGGCTGCACTTTCGTCTGTGAAAACGTTGGGCACACGCGAATTGAGGCTTCGGCGTCTGGCGTACGACGATGGCGGGGCCGGATGTTTTCAGCACCCGACACTGCCCCTGTACGCCAGGGAGGGGCACGGCCGTCAGCGCCGCTTCAGCACCTGGATGTTCGTGGCCACGGACTCCCCGGACACCCAATCAAAGGACGCGCGGACGCGGCTTCCTTCCTGAATACGGGCCAGCGGAATGCGCTGCGCGCCCCGGGTCGCGCGGGTGCCCTCATTCACGCGCAGCAGGTAGGGCTCGCCCGTCTCGAAGTCGATGACCTCAATGGCCTTTTGAGAGACATCCTTCACCCGGCCCTCGAAGACCGCGCTGGCCACGGCGGCATCCTCGCCCACCGTCCCGGAGCCGCCCGTGCCCTCATCCCGGTTGCGATCGGCCTCCGCCTGGAGCCGCCGCACCTCGGACTGTAACCGGGCGATCTCCTCCTGGGCCTGCTGCGGGGTGAGCGCCGCGGAGCCTCCGGGGACCCCCTGGGTCGAAGCGCCACCCGGCGCTCCCACCCCTGTATTCGTCCCGGTCGTGTTGGGTGCCGGGGTGCCCCCCACCGGGGTGCTGCCCACCTGCCCCGTCCCGGGAACCGGAGAGGTACCCGTGCCCACCGTTCCAGGCGTCACGGAGGTTCCGCCCAGGGGAGGGATGCTGGCCGACGTTCCCGGCACGGTCCCAGGCTGAGTGATGGTGGTGCCCGTCGTCCCGGTGCCCACCGTCCCGGTTCCCGCCGCCCCCGGTCCAAACGAGGACGTCCCGGTTCCCGAGCCCACCTGCCCGGCGCCCCCCGTTCCGCTGGTCTGCCCCAAGCCATTCACGTTTCCAGTCCCGGTGCCCAGCCCCGAGCTGTTCAGCGGCTGGGTCGACGGCAGCCCGAAGGAACCCGTGGACGGCGTCTGCGTGCCTCCCACCGTGGAGTCCGCGCCATTGCTCGACGAGCCGGTGCCCACGGTGCCAGGCCCCGAGGTGCCGGAGCCACCCAGGGCATTTCCCGTACCGGCGCCGCCCGTTCCACCCACCGGGGAACCAGCGGCCCCAGTTCCCGCTCCTCCGCCCGCCTGCTGGCCGTGGCTGGCCAGGGGAAGACCCAGGGTGAACACGAGGGCCGCCGACAGGATGATCTTTCGCATGGTTCCGGGCTCCTTGCTTTCCCGTGCCGGAAAGTTGGGTTCCCGACAGCCCAAGACCAAGGGCCCCCCTGGCCGGAACAGGCATGGGCTGCCTGACCGCACGGTGTCCCGGGGCCCGTGCGCACGGGCCCGGGGGCGGGCGCGCCTTCATGGGGTGTCAGGCGCCCTACACCCCGCTGCCCTGCTGGGCCAACTCGCCTTGAACCCAACGGCGTATCCCCCCAGATTCAGCCGCAATCCGGCAAGAGGAACGGATAACCGATGGCAATGGATGTATACCCGGGCAGGCCTTATCCCCGCGGAGCGACGTACGACGGAACAGGAGTGAACTTCGCGCTCTACTCGCAGGTGGCATCTCGAGTGGAGGTCTGTCTTTTCGATCCCGCGAATCCGTCGAAGGAGATTGGCCGCTTTGATCTGCCTGAGGTGACGGAGTTCGTGTGGCACGGCTACGTCCCCGGCATGGAGCCCGGGACGCTGTACGGCTTCCGCGTGCATGGCCCGTATGAGCCCTCCAAGGGCCACCGCTGCAACCCGCACAAGCTGCTGCTGGACCCTTACGCCAAGGCGCTGCATGGCGAGGTGGACTGGAAGCAGCCGGTGTTCGGCTACACGCTGGGCCATGCGGACGGGGACCTGGCGCGCGACGAGAAGGACAGCGCTGCGGGCGTGCCCAAGGGCGTCGTGGTGAGCGACTTCTTCGACTGGGGCAATGACCACCGCCCGGAGATCCCCTGGCGCAAGACGGTCATCTACGAGGCGCACGTGCGCGGCCTCACCATGCTGCACCCGGCGGTGCCCGAGCACCAGCGCGGCACCTACGCGGGCCTGTCGCACCCGGCCGTCATCGAGCACCTGCTCAAGCTGGGCGTCACCTCGGTGGAGCTGCTGCCGGTGCAGGAGGCGGCCGACGACTCGTTCCTCAACGACAAGGGCCTGTCCAACTACTGGGGCTACAGCACGCTCTGCTACTTCTCGCCCCACCAGCGCTATGCCAGCCGCCGGACGCCGGGCTCGCAGGTGGCCGAGTTCAAGTCCATGGTGAAGGCGCTGCACGCGGCCGGCATCGAGGTGCTGCTCGACGTCGTGTACAACCACACGTGCGAGGGCAACCACATGGGCCCCACGCTGTCGCTCAAGGGCATCGACAACACGGCCTACTACTGGACGATGCCGGATCCGCGCTACTACCTGGACTTCACCGGGTGCGGCAACAGCCTGAATGCCTCGCTGCCGCAGGCGGCGCGGCTCATCGTGGACTCGTTGCGCTACTGGGTGGAGGAGATGCACGTGGACGGGTTCCGGTTCGACCTGGCCACGACGCTGGGGCGCCAGGCGGCGGGCGAGTTCAGCCCGAACGCGCCGCTGTTCCAGATCATCAACCAGGATCCGGTGCTCAACCGGGTGAAGCTCATCGCGGAGCCCTGGGACGTGGGCATGGGCGGCTACCAGGTGGGCAAGTTCCCGGCGCCGTGGCGCGAGTGGAACGGCAAGTACCGGGACGCGCTGCGCCGCTACTGGAAGGGAGACGAGAACCAGGCGGGCGAGGTGGGCCACCGGCTGGCGGGCTCTTCGGACATGTTCCAGGAGGCGAAGCGCCGGCCGCAGGCGACCATCAACTTCGTCACCGCGCATGACGGGTTCACGCTGCACGACCTGGTCACCTACAGCCACAAGCACAACGAGGCCAACGGCGAGCACAACCGCGACGGCGCGGACGACAACCAGGCCTGGAACTGCGGCGTGGAGGGCGAGACGGAGGACGCGAACATCATCGCCCTGCGCGAGCGGCAGAAGCGCAACCTGCTGGCCACGCTCTTCCTGTCACAGGGCGTGCCCATGCTGGT
Above is a genomic segment from Stigmatella erecta containing:
- the glgX gene encoding glycogen debranching protein GlgX: MAMDVYPGRPYPRGATYDGTGVNFALYSQVASRVEVCLFDPANPSKEIGRFDLPEVTEFVWHGYVPGMEPGTLYGFRVHGPYEPSKGHRCNPHKLLLDPYAKALHGEVDWKQPVFGYTLGHADGDLARDEKDSAAGVPKGVVVSDFFDWGNDHRPEIPWRKTVIYEAHVRGLTMLHPAVPEHQRGTYAGLSHPAVIEHLLKLGVTSVELLPVQEAADDSFLNDKGLSNYWGYSTLCYFSPHQRYASRRTPGSQVAEFKSMVKALHAAGIEVLLDVVYNHTCEGNHMGPTLSLKGIDNTAYYWTMPDPRYYLDFTGCGNSLNASLPQAARLIVDSLRYWVEEMHVDGFRFDLATTLGRQAAGEFSPNAPLFQIINQDPVLNRVKLIAEPWDVGMGGYQVGKFPAPWREWNGKYRDALRRYWKGDENQAGEVGHRLAGSSDMFQEAKRRPQATINFVTAHDGFTLHDLVTYSHKHNEANGEHNRDGADDNQAWNCGVEGETEDANIIALRERQKRNLLATLFLSQGVPMLVAGDEMGRTQKGNNNAYCQDNELSWVNWNLDARGKALLEFSSRLIQFRHRQPVLQCRRFFQGERIWDSRSKDLTWYRPDGTEMSPEDWQKPFVRSLAFQLGGDAIPTLDERGQRVIGDGLLVLLNAHHEPVRFTIPSAAEGRQWVLEFDTSDDTKPTGPVKTGTFELVGRSMLVLREETLNKA
- a CDS encoding DUF4142 domain-containing protein, whose product is MKRTLQSLVIAGSLVCGSAALAQSTTAPVAAAKAGKAGAKGTVEHMGVIVPSDEKAYLERLHHANQQEIKLGQLAQQNAQSPDVKSFGSQMVQEHTAADEKLMTYAKGKNLKLADPKPMNDVEKKAMAADKASAEKLQALKGAPFDSAYMANQLGAHDMVLGKLAAGQQAFSGNAEALALINENAQHVAMHRQQAYTVLGKLAPQPSGVGGSGDTHMNHNMGTGANDMKGTPGANDMKGTPGSTGANDMNKATPPGMKK